Proteins encoded together in one Hemiscyllium ocellatum isolate sHemOce1 chromosome 9, sHemOce1.pat.X.cur, whole genome shotgun sequence window:
- the cpt2 gene encoding carnitine O-palmitoyltransferase 2, mitochondrial, giving the protein MAVLRLPSRVSRQLPLPPTLTRSRSTSSSELDYLHKSIVPTDHFQRSLPRLPIPKLQDTMQRYLTAQKPLLDNDQYKRTKQLAEDFEKGIGKQLHEELVAQDKRNKHTSFISGPWFDMYLTAREPVVLNHNPFMSFNSDPNSANNDQVIRATNMTVSALRFMKTFRAGLLEPEIFHLNPAKSDTSYFKNIIRFVPASLSWYGAYMVNAYPLDMSQYYRLFNSTRIPRPGRDELFTDESAKHLLVMRNGHFYTFDVIDRDGRITKASEIQAHFKYILSDPRPPPEFCLGYLTSENRDTWTSMRLRLLEAGNTETLKKIDTAVFCICLDDITVKDHLQLSHNMLYGNGFNRWYDKSFSIILTKDGHAAVNFEHSWGDGVAVLRLMNEIFKDTTERPAVSATTLPATVDSSQSVQKLEFKFDDFLKSGISSAKEKFDNTVSTLTFDALEFKNGGKVFLKKQNVSPDAVAQLSFQMAFLRQYGKTVATYESCSTAAFKHGRTETIRPATIYTKKCSEAFVKESSKHSISDLRAMINECSKYHGQLTKEAAMGQGFDRHLFALRYLAKSKGISLPELFQDPSYIQINHNILSTSTLSSPAVQLGGFAPVVPDGFGVGYGVHDHWIGCNLSSYPARDPKEFLKCLNKSLNDIFGVLEGQPVSS; this is encoded by the exons ATGGCTGTACTGAGGCTGCCTTCCAGAGTCAGCAGGCAGCTCCCCCTGCCCCCGACCCTGACCCGGAGCCGGAGCACCTCCAGCTCCGAGCTGGACTATCTGCACAAGAGCATTGTGCCCACCGACCACTTCCAGAGGAGCCTGCcgcg ATTACCGATTCCAAAATTGCAGGACACAATGCAACGTTACCTGACTGCACAGAAGCCACTTTTAGATAATGACCAGTATAA GAGAACTAAACAGTTGGCTGAGGATTTTGAAAAGGGGATTGGTAAACAGTTGCACGAAGAACTTGTGGCCCAAGACAAAAGAAataaacacaccagcttcatttcag GACCATGGTTTGATATGTACCTCACTGCACGTGAACCAGTTGTCTTAAATCATAATCCCTTTATGTCTTTCAATTCTGATCCAAATTCTGCAAACAATGATCAGGTTATTAGAGCGACCAACATGACTGTGTCTGCACTGCGTTTCATGAAGACTTTTCGAGCTGGCTTGTTGGAACCTGAAATCTTTCATCTTAATCCTGCTAAAAGTGATACATCTTATTTTAAGAACATCATTCGATTTGTTCCTGCCTCTCTTTCATGGTATGGAGCCTACATGGTTAATGCCTACCCACTTGATATGTCTCAGTACTACAGACTATTCAATTCTACTCGTATTCCCAGACCAGGTAGAGATGAGCTGTTTACAGATGAGAGTGCCAAGCACTTGCTGGTGATGAGAAATGGACATTTCTACACATTTGACGTTATCGATAGAGATGGAAGAATCACAAAAGCTTCTGAAATCCAAGCtcatttcaaatatattttgtcTGATCCGAGGCCCCCTCCTGAATTTTGTCTTGGATATCTGACAAGTGAAAATAGAGATACTTGGACCTCAATGAGACTGAGGCTGTTGGAGGCTGGGAATACAGAGACGCTGAAGAAAATAGATACAGCCGTCTTCTGTATTTGCCTTGATGATATCACTGTGAAGGACCACCTGCAGCTCTCTCATAACATGCTTTATGGAAATGGCTTCAACCGCTGGTATGACAAATCCTTCAGCATTATATTAACCAAAGATGGTcatgcagctgtgaattttgaaCATTCATGGGGTGATGGTGTGGCCGTACTGCGTTTAATGAATGAAATTTTCAAGGACACAACTGAGAGACCTGCAGTTTCAGCCACTACCTTACCTGCAACAGTTGACTCCTCTCAGTCTGTGCAGAAGCTCGAGTTTAAATTTGATGATTTTCTAAAATCAGGTATTTCGAGTGCCAAGGAAAAATTTGATAACACAGTGAGCACCTTAACTTTTGATGCACTGGAGTTCAAAAATGGTGGGAAGGTATTCCTGAAAAAACAAAATGTCAGCCCCGATGCAGTTGCACAACTCTCTTTTCAGATGGCTTTTTTGAGACAGTATGGAAAAACGGTTGCCACCTATGAGTCTTGTAGCACTGCAGCGTTTAAACATGGCCGGACAGAAACAATTCGCCCTGCCACCATTTATACGAAGAAATGCAGTGAAGCATTTGTGAAGGAGTCATCAAAACACAGCATTTCAGACTTGCGGGCGATGATCAACGAGTGCTCAAAGTATCATGGACAGCTGACTAAAGAGGCTGCCATGG GTCAGGGATTTGACCGGCATTTGTTTGCTCTGCGATACCTAGCAAAATCTAAAGGAATATCTTTACCAGAACTATTCCAAGACCCATCATATATTCAAATCAACCATAATATTCTTTCTACTAGCACTCTCAGCAGTCCTGCAGTCCAATTAGGGGGTTTCGCACCAGTCGTTCCTGATGGTTTTGGTGTTGGTTATGGTGTTCATGATCACTGGATAGGATGCAACCTATCCAGCTATCCGGCCCGAGATCCTAAAGAATTCTTAAAATGTTTAAACAAAAGCCTGAACGACATTTTTGGTGTGTTAGAAGGACAACCTGTCAGCAGCTGA